A window of Cohnella herbarum contains these coding sequences:
- a CDS encoding methyl-accepting chemotaxis protein, protein MEKTKAKGMFKLTIKRKLLFVTSLLLIVPILILGGVTYQVASKETSSLIETGLKNNVRMAEEMLESLDKAVRNGTMTREDAEENFRVFLLGEKQADNTRPINKKIDLGESGYFYVLDEKGTLLAHPLLEGENIWDKQTADGTYYIRDVIKSAQNGGGFTYYDWPLPESSKEARKIVYAENANSWGWVITAGSYLQDYNSGQQGILNSMIITLGACMVIGLTVLTLFALHISRPVVRVSRMAERMAEGDLTGDSIVVTGKDEVGQLTSSFNRLLHNLRELAGNQLLSANVLAASSSSLSSVIVDSVRAAQQTSDSLSELAVNHEVQAGSIEETSKAMEEMTAGIGRIAFSATTTFESSAAMLQEAEEGNQLIIRSSEQMATISSTVGNMSTVVAHLGQRSQQIGDIASTIRDISGQTNLLALNASIEAARAGEHGKGFSVVASEIRKLAERSNESANQVTELIETILKDIAAADESMRNGELEVTAGTASIGRSGEAFTRILESTRNVVIQAEEVSAVAEQMSASAQQVAASLQQMESVSSNSALASTTISASTEEHLASMEEISSSAKQLNEMSDKMKQLANRFKIG, encoded by the coding sequence ATGGAAAAGACGAAGGCGAAGGGCATGTTCAAACTTACGATTAAAAGGAAACTTCTATTCGTAACTTCCTTATTGTTGATCGTTCCAATTTTAATACTGGGCGGGGTTACCTATCAGGTTGCGTCGAAAGAGACGAGCTCGTTAATCGAGACCGGATTAAAGAACAACGTCAGAATGGCAGAAGAAATGCTGGAATCTTTAGATAAAGCGGTGCGCAACGGGACCATGACGAGAGAGGATGCGGAAGAAAACTTTCGGGTTTTCCTGCTCGGGGAAAAACAAGCGGATAACACGAGACCGATTAATAAGAAGATCGACTTGGGCGAGAGCGGATATTTCTATGTTCTAGACGAGAAAGGGACTTTATTAGCCCATCCCTTGCTAGAAGGCGAGAACATCTGGGACAAGCAGACCGCGGATGGCACTTATTATATAAGAGACGTCATTAAGTCCGCCCAGAACGGCGGGGGCTTTACTTATTACGATTGGCCGTTGCCCGAATCCTCGAAGGAGGCTCGTAAAATCGTATATGCGGAAAATGCCAATTCCTGGGGTTGGGTGATTACGGCGGGTTCTTATTTGCAAGACTACAACAGCGGACAACAAGGGATTTTGAACTCGATGATCATTACGCTGGGAGCCTGCATGGTCATAGGCCTCACCGTGCTAACCCTGTTTGCATTACACATTTCTAGACCTGTCGTACGGGTATCGCGAATGGCGGAGAGAATGGCGGAAGGCGACCTGACGGGAGATAGTATCGTTGTCACCGGTAAGGACGAGGTCGGACAGCTAACCTCCTCCTTCAATCGATTGCTTCATAATCTTCGGGAATTGGCGGGCAATCAACTGCTCAGCGCGAATGTGTTGGCCGCATCCTCAAGCAGCCTTTCCAGCGTCATCGTGGATTCCGTTCGGGCAGCACAACAGACATCGGACTCGCTGTCGGAGTTAGCGGTTAATCATGAGGTACAAGCCGGCAGCATCGAGGAAACGTCGAAAGCGATGGAAGAGATGACGGCCGGTATCGGTCGGATCGCATTCTCGGCAACGACGACGTTCGAATCCTCGGCGGCGATGCTGCAAGAAGCGGAGGAAGGGAACCAATTGATTATCCGATCCTCGGAGCAGATGGCGACCATCAGCTCTACTGTAGGCAATATGAGCACGGTTGTCGCGCATTTAGGTCAGCGTTCCCAACAGATCGGGGATATCGCGAGCACGATAAGGGATATATCGGGGCAGACGAACTTGTTGGCTCTTAACGCTTCTATTGAAGCCGCTAGGGCGGGAGAGCACGGCAAAGGGTTTTCCGTCGTAGCGAGCGAAATTCGCAAGCTTGCGGAACGTTCCAACGAATCCGCTAACCAGGTTACGGAATTGATCGAAACGATACTTAAAGACATTGCGGCGGCAGATGAATCCATGCGAAACGGAGAGCTGGAAGTGACGGCCGGAACGGCTTCCATCGGCCGATCGGGCGAAGCCTTCACCCGCATTCTCGAATCGACCCGCAACGTGGTCATCCAAGCCGAAGAAGTATCCGCGGTAGCCGAGCAGATGTCCGCAAGCGCTCAACAAGTAGCGGCTTCCTTGCAGCAGATGGAGAGCGTCTCCTCGAATTCCGCGCTGGCTTCCACTACGATATCCGCCTCTACCGAGGAGCATTTAGCCTCCATGGAGGAGATCTCGTCTTCTGCTAAGCAGCTCAACGAAATGTCGGACAAGATGAAACAATTGGCAAACCGATTTAAGATCGGATAA
- a CDS encoding site-2 protease family protein encodes MGIGIFLLAKFKWALALLKWTKFGGTLITMMVSLGAYAAIYGWKFGVALVYLIFIHEMGHIVAAKRKGIPMSPAFFIPFVGALVSMKERPRDAATEAYLAYGGPLAGLISFLPAVVLYETTKEPFWALVVFLGAMINLFNLIPVSPLDGGRIVSVLSTKIWLAGLLVLGVIVAISPSPLLYIIILIGLFSWWSRGRENYRGSLLAYEREKLEEYLAAIREWPSLTSTWNVKQALSSRLEAAKKAGEGKNKKFIPFLQDEEKLAGDQATMDQQYASLTLSLIQEWEHQPVMYEESDPSRPIPSRLLADAAEKAKARIQLLDEEIQHYRTYYKAPASVKWKVLVAYLLLAGVLSGFMLYGHRIMELYR; translated from the coding sequence ATGGGCATAGGTATTTTCCTGTTAGCGAAATTCAAGTGGGCGCTCGCCTTGTTGAAGTGGACGAAGTTCGGCGGCACTTTGATTACGATGATGGTCAGTTTAGGGGCGTATGCCGCGATCTACGGATGGAAATTCGGGGTAGCTCTCGTATATTTGATCTTCATCCATGAGATGGGACATATCGTGGCAGCTAAGCGCAAAGGAATTCCGATGTCGCCGGCGTTCTTCATACCGTTCGTAGGCGCTCTCGTCTCCATGAAAGAACGTCCGCGGGATGCGGCGACGGAAGCCTATCTGGCATACGGCGGGCCGCTCGCCGGTCTGATATCCTTCTTGCCGGCTGTCGTGCTGTACGAGACGACGAAGGAACCTTTCTGGGCGTTGGTCGTATTTCTCGGCGCGATGATCAACCTGTTTAATTTGATTCCGGTATCGCCGCTAGACGGAGGGCGAATCGTCTCCGTGCTCTCGACGAAGATCTGGCTTGCCGGATTGTTGGTGCTCGGCGTTATCGTCGCGATTTCTCCAAGCCCGCTGCTCTATATTATAATATTGATCGGATTATTCTCTTGGTGGAGCCGCGGTCGGGAAAATTATCGGGGCTCCCTGTTGGCCTACGAACGGGAGAAGTTGGAGGAGTACCTTGCGGCGATTCGGGAGTGGCCGAGCTTGACGAGCACCTGGAACGTTAAACAAGCTTTATCGTCACGATTGGAAGCCGCTAAGAAGGCGGGAGAAGGAAAGAACAAGAAATTTATTCCATTCCTTCAGGATGAAGAGAAGCTTGCCGGCGATCAAGCGACGATGGATCAACAATATGCGAGCTTAACGCTCTCCCTGATTCAGGAATGGGAGCACCAGCCGGTCATGTACGAGGAATCGGATCCTTCGAGACCGATTCCATCGCGTCTGCTAGCAGACGCGGCTGAGAAGGCGAAAGCAAGAATTCAGTTGCTGGACGAAGAGATTCAACACTACCGTACTTATTACAAAGCCCCGGCTTCCGTGAAATGGAAAGTTCTCGTCGCGTACTTGTTATTGGCCGGCGTATTGTCCGGGTTCATGTTATACGGTCATCGGATTATGGAGTTGTATCGATAG
- a CDS encoding YkvA family protein, protein MKESKYEKHYSEEGFWSKLKKNAKEAGSKVVYSGLLLYFALQSPKTPLRAKVQIYGALGYLILPVDLVPDFLPAVGYVDDLGALGLALGAVAMSIDQGVKLKAKDKLKDLFGEEALKSQDILDVDAETGPEIDMEIGITDDPKAD, encoded by the coding sequence ATGAAAGAATCCAAATACGAGAAACATTATTCCGAAGAGGGATTTTGGTCAAAGCTCAAGAAGAACGCGAAAGAAGCGGGCAGTAAAGTCGTGTATAGCGGATTGTTGCTTTATTTCGCGTTGCAAAGCCCGAAAACGCCGCTCAGGGCCAAGGTTCAAATCTACGGAGCTCTCGGCTATTTGATTCTTCCGGTCGACCTCGTACCGGATTTCCTTCCCGCGGTCGGGTACGTCGACGATCTGGGAGCGTTGGGACTTGCGCTCGGCGCGGTCGCGATGAGCATCGATCAAGGGGTCAAGCTCAAAGCGAAAGATAAGCTGAAAGATTTATTCGGCGAGGAAGCTCTAAAGAGTCAGGATATATTGGACGTGGATGCCGAGACGGGTCCGGAGATCGATATGGAAATCGGGATCACGGATGACCCGAAAGCGGACTGA
- the hflX gene encoding GTPase HflX gives MEQLRDKAVTVGLELNHRPGFASAMEELRNLADACEIEVVGELTQKADRVNPSMYMGSGKVNELKELMASKDATIAIFNDELSPSQIRNLEAGLDCRVIDRTILILDIFGSRAQTKEAKLQVEVARLQYMLPRLVGLRESLDRQGGGGGGGLKNRGSGETKLELDRRRIEDRIAALQADLEKLVSRRQIQRKQRRKNEVPVVCLVGYTNAGKSSLMNALIQTYAPGTGKEVLAKDMLFATLETSVRSIQLPDRRSFLLADTVGFVSQLPHHLIKAFRSTLEEVTESDLLLHIVDCSDAERNERIAVTNETLRELGAGEIPSLYVYNKADLKADQAYPLIEDDGVYLSARENIGIEELVQLICQRVFTDYKKYEILIPYAQGRLVSYFNENAHVHAMSHEEDGTRLIMTCRESDYEKHSDLFTPIN, from the coding sequence ATGGAACAACTACGCGATAAAGCCGTAACCGTCGGATTGGAATTGAACCACCGCCCCGGCTTCGCAAGCGCGATGGAAGAATTGCGCAACTTAGCCGATGCATGCGAAATCGAGGTCGTTGGCGAGCTGACGCAGAAAGCCGATCGGGTAAACCCGTCCATGTATATGGGAAGCGGCAAAGTAAATGAATTAAAGGAACTGATGGCGAGCAAGGATGCAACCATCGCTATCTTCAACGACGAGCTGTCGCCTTCGCAGATCCGCAACCTGGAGGCCGGGCTGGATTGCAGAGTCATCGACAGGACGATTTTGATCTTGGATATTTTCGGAAGCCGGGCCCAGACCAAAGAAGCGAAGCTTCAAGTCGAAGTCGCTCGGTTGCAATATATGCTGCCTAGATTAGTCGGTCTTAGGGAATCGCTGGATCGACAAGGCGGCGGTGGCGGAGGGGGTCTTAAAAATAGAGGCTCCGGGGAGACGAAACTCGAACTCGACCGGAGGAGAATCGAGGACCGGATCGCCGCGCTGCAAGCCGATCTGGAGAAGCTAGTCTCCCGGCGGCAAATCCAGCGCAAGCAGCGGCGCAAGAACGAGGTTCCCGTCGTCTGTCTAGTCGGATACACGAACGCAGGGAAATCCAGCTTGATGAATGCTTTAATCCAGACGTATGCGCCCGGAACCGGCAAAGAAGTGTTGGCCAAAGACATGCTGTTCGCCACGCTGGAAACGTCCGTTCGAAGCATCCAATTGCCAGACCGCAGATCTTTTCTCTTGGCGGACACGGTCGGCTTCGTAAGTCAGTTGCCCCATCATCTGATTAAGGCGTTCCGGTCGACGTTGGAAGAGGTGACGGAGTCCGACTTGCTGCTTCACATCGTGGACTGCTCGGACGCGGAACGCAACGAACGAATCGCCGTTACGAACGAGACGTTGCGCGAGCTCGGAGCCGGAGAGATTCCCAGTCTGTACGTTTACAATAAAGCGGACTTAAAAGCCGATCAGGCCTATCCGCTGATCGAAGACGATGGCGTCTACCTCTCCGCTCGCGAGAATATCGGGATCGAGGAGCTCGTTCAATTGATCTGCCAGCGCGTATTCACCGATTACAAGAAGTACGAGATTCTGATCCCCTACGCCCAAGGCAGGCTCGTATCCTACTTCAACGAGAATGCGCACGTGCATGCGATGAGCCATGAAGAGGACGGAACGCGGTTGATCATGACGTGCCGGGAATCCGATTACGAGAAGCATAGCGATCTTTTTACGCCGATAAATTGA
- a CDS encoding DEAD/DEAH box helicase, with protein sequence MSYYTETITIRILLGGNGDALLHGSYNEHTYASGVSLKQALFAWHEPSFYGTALEVRQMEGLELVLLPAEMVIPFFAEAKLLRHIEWVWDELAERLARVAPLLGTCLEEKRYLPSYEAAFESGKLQWTWDEEPMNPEERALLEAARSDEDFANGLKAAFSAAVFQTYYGTEETAADLRREYPLLFAGKRAVDAGLDEQAWLVTVGWKADNAPFRPALQLLEPDGEETDWRLQLVLQDKRDAAGISPVRLTADGEAVGMWPSAWTTQVKLRSAAWLERLLAILPADRFNGARNDIFAEALDDEAAWRFLTVDSQRLLEAGWQVLLPAWWEAASRKKPRLRAKVNSGTGEGGKAGGSLFGLDSLIDFDWRIAIGEVDLSEAEFAELVARNVRLVRFRGQWIQLDPALLAQIRRAMASVDKGQGLSFQDVLQLHLLGGEGTGVTDRDGESEEEAAANAERIRLEVELNEHLLKLIGQLNQMSDLPKLPVPSGLRAELRSYQQEGYAWLSFLRRFGLGACLADDMGLGKTVQLIAYLLYIQENAPPDPDAGKLPSLIICPTSVLGNWQKEINRFAPSLKVMLHYGSRRLSGEDFLEEAKQADVVLTSYATCSLDQETLQGLTWTSVSLDEAQNIKNAQTKQSTVVRSIPARHRIALTGTPIENRLAELWSLYDFINPGYLGTAREFNTRFATAIEKDKDEQSTAELQKLIKPFMLRRKKKDPAIQLDLPDKNEMKTYVHLTAEQGALYEQTVNDLMERMQKLEGIERKGAILAALTQLKQLCDHPILMTKESLPEAAGTDQRSGGQLLDADSLISRSSKLERLVAMVKELREEDERCLIFTQYIGMGQMLKSVLEQELGEPVLYLNGSTSKTSRDRMIEQFQSHAQPPSADQPNVFILSLKAGGVGLNLTAANHVFHFDRWWNPAVENQATDRAYRMGQTRDVQVHKFISLGTLEERIDEMLESKQQLSENVISSSEGWITELSTEELKDLFTLRRDMVGL encoded by the coding sequence ATGAGCTATTACACGGAAACGATAACGATACGGATTCTACTGGGCGGGAACGGGGATGCTCTCCTGCACGGCTCCTATAATGAACATACCTATGCCTCGGGCGTATCCCTTAAACAAGCCTTGTTCGCTTGGCATGAGCCCTCCTTCTACGGAACGGCGTTGGAAGTTCGCCAGATGGAGGGACTCGAGCTCGTCCTGCTCCCGGCCGAAATGGTCATTCCGTTCTTCGCGGAAGCTAAGTTGCTTCGGCACATCGAATGGGTATGGGACGAGCTTGCCGAAAGGCTTGCCCGGGTTGCTCCCTTGCTTGGAACCTGCTTGGAGGAAAAGCGGTATCTCCCGAGCTATGAAGCGGCCTTCGAATCGGGCAAGCTGCAATGGACTTGGGATGAAGAGCCGATGAACCCGGAAGAACGGGCTTTGCTCGAAGCCGCCCGGTCCGATGAGGATTTCGCGAACGGCCTAAAAGCGGCGTTCTCCGCCGCCGTTTTCCAAACCTATTACGGTACGGAAGAAACGGCCGCGGATTTAAGAAGGGAATATCCCTTGTTATTCGCCGGCAAGAGAGCGGTCGATGCGGGGCTGGACGAGCAAGCATGGCTCGTGACGGTCGGCTGGAAAGCGGACAACGCTCCGTTCCGCCCTGCCCTGCAGCTGTTAGAGCCGGATGGCGAAGAAACGGATTGGAGGCTGCAACTTGTCCTGCAAGATAAGCGGGACGCTGCCGGAATTTCCCCCGTTCGGTTGACCGCGGATGGCGAAGCCGTCGGAATGTGGCCAAGCGCATGGACGACGCAAGTCAAGCTGCGATCCGCCGCATGGCTGGAAAGGCTGCTTGCCATCTTACCGGCGGACCGTTTCAACGGAGCGCGCAACGATATTTTCGCGGAGGCGCTCGATGACGAAGCCGCATGGCGGTTCTTAACCGTAGACAGCCAGCGTCTATTGGAAGCCGGTTGGCAAGTACTTCTTCCCGCGTGGTGGGAAGCGGCGAGCCGTAAGAAACCCCGATTGCGGGCCAAGGTTAATTCGGGTACGGGCGAAGGAGGCAAAGCGGGCGGTTCGTTGTTCGGGCTCGACTCGTTGATCGACTTCGATTGGCGCATCGCGATCGGCGAAGTCGATCTGTCTGAGGCGGAATTCGCCGAGCTCGTTGCCCGCAACGTGAGACTCGTCCGGTTTCGCGGACAATGGATCCAGCTCGATCCGGCTTTGCTTGCGCAAATTCGCCGGGCGATGGCATCCGTCGATAAGGGACAAGGGCTTTCGTTCCAAGACGTATTGCAATTGCATCTTCTCGGAGGAGAAGGAACCGGCGTTACGGATAGGGATGGCGAATCGGAGGAAGAAGCTGCCGCGAACGCGGAACGAATCCGGCTTGAAGTCGAGCTGAACGAGCATCTGCTCAAGCTGATCGGTCAACTCAATCAGATGAGCGATCTTCCGAAGCTGCCGGTGCCTTCCGGGCTTCGGGCCGAGCTTCGCTCTTATCAGCAGGAAGGATACGCGTGGCTTAGCTTCCTCCGTCGCTTCGGGCTAGGCGCATGTCTGGCCGACGATATGGGGCTGGGCAAAACCGTGCAGCTCATCGCTTATTTGCTGTATATCCAAGAGAACGCCCCGCCGGATCCGGATGCCGGTAAGCTTCCTTCCCTGATCATTTGCCCGACTTCCGTGCTCGGCAACTGGCAGAAGGAGATCAACCGCTTCGCGCCTTCCTTGAAGGTCATGCTGCATTACGGCAGCAGACGGCTGTCCGGAGAGGATTTCCTCGAGGAAGCCAAGCAAGCGGACGTCGTGCTGACTTCCTACGCTACCTGCTCTCTGGATCAGGAAACGCTGCAAGGGCTCACTTGGACATCCGTTAGCTTGGACGAAGCGCAGAACATCAAAAATGCGCAAACGAAACAATCGACGGTTGTCCGAAGCATTCCCGCTCGGCATCGGATCGCGCTCACGGGAACGCCTATCGAGAACAGGTTGGCCGAGCTCTGGTCGCTGTACGATTTTATCAATCCCGGATACCTAGGCACCGCCCGCGAGTTTAACACTCGGTTCGCGACCGCGATCGAGAAGGACAAGGACGAACAAAGCACGGCCGAACTGCAGAAGCTGATTAAGCCTTTCATGCTGCGTCGCAAGAAGAAAGACCCTGCCATTCAGCTGGACCTGCCGGATAAGAACGAGATGAAGACCTATGTTCACTTGACCGCCGAGCAAGGCGCCCTCTATGAGCAAACCGTCAACGACTTGATGGAGAGAATGCAGAAGCTGGAGGGGATCGAGCGCAAAGGGGCGATTCTGGCCGCGCTGACCCAACTGAAGCAGCTGTGCGACCATCCGATTCTGATGACGAAGGAATCTTTGCCGGAAGCTGCGGGGACGGATCAGAGGTCGGGCGGGCAGCTCTTGGACGCCGATTCGCTCATCAGCCGATCATCGAAGCTCGAGCGTCTCGTCGCCATGGTGAAGGAGCTTCGCGAGGAAGACGAGCGTTGCTTGATCTTCACCCAGTACATCGGCATGGGGCAAATGCTGAAATCGGTGCTGGAGCAAGAGCTCGGGGAGCCCGTGCTCTACTTGAACGGAAGCACGTCCAAAACGTCGCGCGACCGCATGATCGAGCAGTTCCAATCGCATGCGCAGCCGCCTTCCGCCGATCAGCCGAACGTGTTCATCCTCTCACTCAAAGCCGGAGGAGTCGGTCTTAACTTAACGGCCGCGAATCACGTGTTTCACTTCGACCGCTGGTGGAATCCCGCCGTCGAGAACCAGGCGACGGACCGCGCGTACCGAATGGGCCAAACCCGCGACGTTCAGGTGCACAAGTTCATCTCCCTCGGCACGCTGGAGGAACGGATCGACGAGATGCTGGAGAGCAAGCAGCAGCTTAGCGAGAACGTCATCTCCTCGTCCGAGGGCTGGATAACCGAGCTATCAACGGAAGAGCTGAAGGATCTGTTCACGCTGCGGCGGGATATGGTCGGTTTGTAA
- a CDS encoding SWIM zinc finger family protein, whose protein sequence is MIPTYEINDDQWNKLIQDVADNFSDVTLSRGFQYYKQGRVVKLTIPSDRNVKAIVEGSELYHVNINLDNLTSTRCDCPVSWNCKHIFAALLKYANLHNRSVHTLVNAKTTAPSKPPAKSYNQAKQIEARKAADNETLLKEQAKRLPRMSIPEWHEWFELSTVRLMQSSRNTQFINDALASIYRRKPTLPPEIETFFKFHALLFVLSKLTKQPQDLSGYAYSYLAFHTHHAASDLQVTIEQGIFQAASLAVQPANSGLVEQTLAHLRKEMLSEANDNHYFLAHYLSVWNHWICPTVNDTRSYAEELRQLDETADQAGSVLSKFAWRIARAGMHMYQSNDPEAWAQLVAAKKISDISADYLLFYLSHLSQSEQWARLTDWLSEISPYLNLRRNANIRPYSEFWELAVDHHPEAEPQMWDSLVSMLPHSRALYEEKLLAHGKWERWMDFHLSLDSDPLDFRVTDLAPIEKNAPEMLLPFYHQAVERYVLIKNRDGYKSAVKLLKRLAKLYKKMKQEPRWELFLSSFTFRHSRLRALQEELRKGKLLQ, encoded by the coding sequence ATGATACCCACTTATGAAATAAACGATGATCAATGGAATAAGCTCATTCAGGACGTGGCCGACAATTTCAGCGACGTCACCTTAAGCCGAGGGTTCCAATACTATAAGCAAGGCCGCGTGGTAAAGCTTACGATTCCTTCCGATCGTAACGTGAAGGCGATCGTGGAAGGCTCCGAACTCTATCATGTGAATATTAACCTGGATAACCTCACGTCCACTCGCTGCGACTGCCCGGTTAGCTGGAACTGCAAGCATATCTTCGCCGCTCTGCTAAAGTACGCCAACTTGCATAACCGATCGGTGCATACGCTTGTGAACGCCAAGACGACGGCACCGTCCAAGCCGCCTGCCAAATCTTACAATCAAGCGAAACAAATCGAGGCTCGTAAGGCGGCCGATAACGAAACGTTGTTAAAAGAGCAAGCCAAGAGGCTTCCTCGGATGAGCATTCCGGAGTGGCATGAATGGTTCGAGCTTTCGACCGTACGATTGATGCAAAGTTCCAGGAATACTCAATTCATCAACGATGCATTAGCATCCATATACCGGAGAAAACCGACTCTTCCCCCGGAGATCGAAACATTTTTCAAATTTCATGCCCTTCTGTTCGTATTGTCCAAGCTTACGAAACAGCCGCAGGATCTATCCGGATACGCTTATTCCTACTTGGCTTTCCATACCCATCACGCGGCTTCCGATTTGCAGGTTACGATCGAACAAGGGATTTTCCAAGCCGCTTCGTTGGCCGTACAGCCCGCTAATTCAGGCTTAGTCGAACAAACGTTAGCTCACCTTCGCAAGGAAATGTTATCGGAGGCTAACGACAATCATTATTTCCTAGCCCACTACCTGAGCGTGTGGAACCACTGGATCTGTCCAACGGTTAACGATACTCGCTCCTACGCCGAGGAACTTCGGCAATTGGACGAAACAGCCGACCAGGCAGGATCCGTTCTATCGAAATTCGCTTGGAGAATCGCTCGAGCCGGAATGCATATGTACCAATCGAACGATCCCGAAGCTTGGGCGCAGCTCGTAGCCGCCAAGAAGATTTCCGATATTTCCGCGGATTATTTGCTGTTTTATTTGTCCCACCTGTCTCAATCCGAGCAATGGGCCCGCTTAACGGATTGGCTGAGCGAAATATCGCCCTACCTCAACTTGCGACGCAATGCGAACATTCGCCCCTATTCGGAGTTCTGGGAGCTTGCCGTAGATCACCATCCCGAAGCGGAACCCCAAATGTGGGACTCGCTTGTCTCCATGCTTCCTCATTCGCGAGCCCTCTACGAGGAGAAATTGCTCGCTCACGGCAAATGGGAACGTTGGATGGACTTCCATCTAAGCTTGGACAGCGATCCGTTGGATTTTCGCGTAACCGATCTGGCTCCGATCGAGAAGAACGCGCCGGAAATGCTGCTCCCCTTCTATCATCAGGCAGTAGAGCGTTATGTGCTGATTAAAAACAGGGACGGCTATAAATCGGCGGTCAAGCTTCTGAAACGGTTAGCCAAATTGTACAAAAAAATGAAGCAAGAGCCTCGATGGGAGCTCTTCCTATCCTCGTTTACTTTCCGCCATAGTCGGTTACGGGCGCTGCAAGAGGAGCTTCGGAAAGGGAAATTGCTGCAATGA